From a region of the Salarias fasciatus chromosome 6, fSalaFa1.1, whole genome shotgun sequence genome:
- the LOC115390267 gene encoding mucin-12-like isoform X2, whose amino-acid sequence MGKSYTTPDVSSTLTSSSSAWSTSGLSSAAQESPTVKSSYTSEEASTGTSQFTKESLTDKCSFTSSSTEWHPSGLSSTSAQSPQDESLIATNLTDTSRTTTSISSTFTTSSGLPSTSVESRQDKSVTTTNLADKTYTTPTVSSTLTSSFSESHESELPSAAVRSSRDKSFIAATHTANSVSSTFSSQPELSSFSKESSTDKTHDTNEDLNESVNTFRTKEGSVDQHLTTQSMFNPFLSLLSTQHASGVSSTIAESPQDKSLITSNHTTESHTTPSVSSTFMSSSSDQHASLLLSTINESSRAKSWTNAETPTDKSYTTNNPTSLIHSFQPELSSTTKESSTDEIHNTKEEISESRTTFTDKEGLMDQHLTSQSMFNPFPSLLSSQHASGVSSTTVESTQDKSLITSNLRSESHTTPSVSSTFTSPSSDQHAPFLPSTVEEGSRDKSWTVAERSKGRTYDTNKDTDETRTTFSTEESLADQHLTTQSVVSPFLSLLSTQHASGVSFTTAEGPQDKSLITTNLRSESPNSSSVSSTFTSSSSDQHASGLSFTIEESSRDQSWTIAESSTDKSYATNNPTSLIPSSQPELSVTTQENSTEKTHNTNQDLDETRTTFSTEESILDQQHTTRSIFSPLLSLLSSQHASGVSSSTAERLVDKSLMTSTKEETLESTSCTATLTEKGSADTFNTTPDISSAFTSSSSSRHASGLYSIIQESSIERTPDGNTDKSRSTFTTEEGLMDQHRVSQSIFSPFLSLLSSQHASDVSSTAAESLPDESLMSSYPTNTFDTTPTDSSTFTSSFFDQNASGPHSAADEGSADKSQVYKESLTYRCHPISSTVISSSQPDHSPTTDESSTDKDMDESHTTFTTKESLVDQHHIASSIFNPFLSLLSSQHAASLSPTVDENSIDISHITSNIKEELKDTSHSTVTTTGGLADRSRTTTEGSKEEYHVASTEEGPTEDSHIPKERVTDIFWTNKDRSQTPKEDSWITNESSSVKSHIISNVGDSPADRAGSLSTTQESPSDTAHIASTEEHPADKSRSTTETSIEKCQATEDDFTEKSQIASTAKEGSNHKAGTNEESSKEISHIASTKEDTARIANGRSTPSTENSIDESQIMNESPTERFLLTMKEGSKQSPPNTSHISSVKEGSTDKSHITSTKDGPADKYLSPEENSTYKAWITKETIKSKSHNTSTNKEDSKPNPTNKSHITPAKDVPTEKSDNPEESSTYKAWITNYTLKSKSHNTSTNEEGSKQSPPNTSHNSSIEEGSTDKSHISSTKDGATEVSDNPEENSTYKAWITKETLKSKSHNTSSNEESSKQSPPNTSHISSTKDGPAGKSDNSEESSIYKAWITQETLKSKSHNTSTNEDGSKPCPPNTSHISSLKEGSTDKSHITSTKDGPADNYLSPEENSTYKAWITKETIKSKSHNTSTDKEDSKPNPTNTSHITPAKDVPTEKSDNPEESSTYKAWITNETLKSKSHNTSTNEEGSKQSPPNTSHTSSIEEGSTDKSDINSTKDGPADKSDNSEESSIYKAWIAQETLKSKSHNTSTNEEGSKPCPPNTSYISSVKEGSTDKSQISSTKDGPADKYLSPEENSTYKAWITNETLKSKSHSTSTNKEDSKQSPPNKSHVSSNKDQTEKSRTAKQSSTDKSHMTSTDKSQTEESSAYKAWITKETLKSKSHSISTKKEGSADKSSVTHSISGTVTSTSSPHPASEHSSRAKDVKESSTDKSQSTEKKSPDKPRISSTAEEKSHTPKESSTDKIQATKEGSTDISHINSTTSKRSTDAAHPTSTPKESPANKPLISSTADEGATDKPQITSTSQESPADRSHSTHSVSGSNTSSSSTQTTQGLPFTAKEMSEKSGITSTKEGQTDEAQMVEESSSVKSPTAAEELADASHNASTAKHHSTAVSQTARESPTEKSQITSATNKGSTDASHITSTTEEASTDESQDVKGVRTDESPIPSAAEEGLSGTYITSSPVGSSTDNSPNTSNMKAGSTDTSQATSSTKELPTDKSGIASTAQEGSVDMSQVSSSINEGSSDQSPTDPAISSSFSSLSPSRPASGLSSTAKERLTDKPNTIQGVSSVFTSSSPSRLTSSLSTVTTTSGGTRPTPAPRTSTIAEKTHQSKLKFFESDNSAKDEEKKTTTSSLDINVGRGGKKEEAKAGQAVTVVVNVGGIGGKVTNESSDKPQHQAKASGAGEKVAAKQDGNQANKTKSSAAAFISQKLAEESANNSKPSFTTVALKNTDKPASQTETPKKPTEGVRGRVKLKVDPSILADLHPPGDPSRTSPSPSGRGEPRARTPERGGTKCAAEKASPADWRSMLKPVSKETKPADAPQSSPQPPPRGAGRSSLVGPSASSQLPGPSISVTPPQPNSFQNGQKDKTANGTKTESKVSKMKPDFIPKDEILKELQQIEDNLNELEKRGVDLEMKLRSSEGEGDDDSLTDELMVEWFNLIRNKQVAMRRESELVYIGRTQELEEEQPTVEQELRRLMEKPEHLKTAWDKRREEQLMAKLVEIVNDRNAIVEGLDEDRIREGEEDEQLDKMMRTFSIKKDKPAKKKSPMSKLFSWGGKKEG is encoded by the exons ATGGGTAAGTCTTACACTACTCCCGATGTCTCCAGCACTTTGACATCCTCATCTTCTGCCTGGTCTACATCAGGgctttcttctgctgctcaggAAAGCCCAACAGTCAAATCTTCTTACACTTCTGAAGAAGCTTCGACAGGCACATCTCAGTTTACAAAAGAAAGTTTAACAGATAAATGTTCATTCACGTCTTCATCTACCGAATGGCATCCATCAGGGCTTAGTTCCACTTCTGCTCAAAGTCCTCAAGACGAATCTCTCATTGCTACAAATCTTACAGATACATCTCGTACCACTACCAGTATCTCCAGCACTTTTACAACATCATCAGGGCTTCCTTCCACTTCTGTGGAAAGTCGACAAGACAAATCTGTCACAACTACAAATCTTGCGGACAAAACCTACACCACTCCCACGGTCTCCAGCACTTTGACATCTTCATTTTCCGAAAGTCATGAATCAGAGCTTCCTTCAGCTGCCGTAAGAAGTTCAAGGGACAAATCTTTTATTGCAGCAACTCATACAGCTAACAGTGTCTCGAGCACGTTTTCCTCCCAGCCAGAACTTTCTTCCTTTTCGAAAGAAAGCTCAACAGATAAAACTCATGACACAAATGAAGACCTAAATGAATCCGTCAACACTTTCAGAACCAAGGAAGGTTCAGTGGACCAACATCTCACCACTCAGAGCATGTTCAAcccttttctgtctctgttgtcTACCCAGCATGCATCGGGTGTTTCTTCCACTATTGCTGAAAGTCCACAAGACAAATCTCTGATCACTTCAAATCATACAACCGAATCTCACACCACTCCCAGTGTCTCCAGCACTTTCATGTCTTCATCTTCTGACCAGCATGCATCACTTCTTCTTTCTACTATCAATGAAAGTTCAAGGGCTAAATCTTGGACTAATGCTGAAACACCAACTGACAAATCTTATACAACTAACAATCCCACCTCTCTCATTCATTCCTTCCAGCCAGAGCTTTCTTCCACTACTAAGGAAAGCTCAACAGACgaaattcacaatacaaaggAAGAAATCAGTGAATCCCGCACCACTTTCACAGACAAGGAAGGTTTAATGGACCAACATCTCACCAGTCAGAGCATGTTCAACCCTTTTCCGTCTCTATTgtcttcccagcatgcatcggGTGTTTCTTCCACTACTGTTGAAAGTACACAAGACAAATCTCTGATCACTTCAAATCTTAGAAGCGAATCTCACACCACTCCCAGTGTCTCCAGCACTTTCACATCTCCATCTTCTGACCAGCATGCACCATTTCTTCCTTCCACTGTCGAGGAAGGTTCAAGGGATAAATCTTGGACTGTTGCAGAAAGGTCAAAAGGCAGAACTTATGACACAAATAAAGACACAGATGAAACCCGCACCACTTTCTCAACCGAGGAAAGTTTAGCGGACCAACATCTCACCACTCAGAGCGTCGTCAGcccttttctgtctctgttgtcTACCCAGCATGCATCGGGTGTTTCTTTCACTACTGCTGAAGGTCCACAAGACAAATCTCTGATCACTACAAATCTTAGAAGCGAATCTCCCAACAGTTCCAGTGTCTCCAGCACTTTCACATCTTCATCTTCTGACCAGCATGCATCAGGTCTTTCTTTCACTATCGAAGAAAGTTCAAGGGATCAATCTTGGACTATTGCTGAAAGTTCAACTGACAAATCTTATGCAACTAACAATCCCACCTCTCTCATTCCTTCTTCCCAGCCAGAGCTTTCTGTTACTACACAGGAAAACTCAACAGAGAAAACTCATAACACAAACCAGGACTTAGATGAAACCCGCACCACTTTCTCAACTGAGGAAAGTATTTTGGACCAACAACACACCACTCGAAGCATCTTCAGCCCTttgctgtctctgctgtcttcccagcatgcatcggGTGTTTCTTCCTCTACTGCTGAAAGGCTAGTAGACAAATCTCTCATGACTTCCACTAAGGAAGAAACTTTAGAAAGCACATCTTGCACTGCTACCCTTACTGAGAAAGGTTCAGCCGACACATTTAATACCACTCCTGATATCTCCAGCGCGTTcacctcctcatcttcctctcgTCACGCATCAGGACTTTATTCCATTATTCAAGAAAGCTCAATAGAAAGAACCCCTGATGGAAACACAGACAAATCTCGTTCCACTTTCACAACTGAGGAAGGTTTAATGGACCAACATCGCGTCAGTCAAAGCATCTTCAGcccttttctgtctctgttgtcttcccagcatgcatcagaTGTTTCTTCCACTGCTGCTGAAAGTCTGCCAGATGAATCTCTCATGTCTTCATATCCTACAAACACATTTGACACCACTCCCACTGACTCCAGCACTTTCACATCGTCATTCTTCGACCAGAATGCATCAGGGCCTCATTCCGCTGCCGACGAAGGCTCAGCAGACAAATCTCAAGTGTACAAAGAAAGTTTAACATACAGATGTCATCCAATCAGCAGCACCGTCATATCTTCTTCCCAGCCAGATCACTCTCCCACTACTGATGAAAGCTCAACAGACAAAGACATGGATGAATCTCACACCACATTCACAACCAAGGAAAGCTTAGTGGACCAACACCACATCGCATCAAGCATCTTTAAcccttttctgtctctgttgtcTTCCCAACATGCAGCAAGTCTTTCTCCCACTGTTGATGAGAATTCAATTGACATATCTCACATTACTTCTAATATAAAAGAAGAATTAAAGGATACATCTCACTCCACTGTCACAACTACAGGAGGTTTAGCAGACAGATCTCGAACTACAACAGAAGGTTCAAAAGAAGAATATCATGTTGCATCAACAGAAGAGGGACCAACAGAAGATTCTCACATTCCTAAAGAAAGAGTGACAGACATATTTTGGACAAATAAAGACAGGTCGCAAACCCCTAAAGAAGACTCCTGGATCACTAACGAGAGCTCAAGTGTAAAATCTCACATTATTTCCAATGTAGGAGATAgtccagcagacagagcagggtCTCTTTCTACTACTCAGGAAAGTCCATCTGACACAGCTCACATTGCTTCCACAGAAGAACATCCAGCAGACAAATCTCGATCTACTACAGAAACTTCAATAGAGAAATGTCAGGCTACTGAAGACGATTTCACAGAAAAGTCCCAAATTGCTTCCACTGCTAAAGAAGGTTCAAATCACAAAGCGGGCACTAATGAAGAAAGTTCTAAAGAAATATCTCACATTGCCTCAACAAAAGAAGACACAGCTCGGATCGCTAATGGCAGATCAACACCCTCTACAGAAAACTCAATAGACGAATCCCAAATCATGAATGAAAGTCCAACTGAAAGATTTCTCTTGACTATGAAAGAAGGTTCAAAACAAAGTCCTCCAAACACATCTCACATTTCTTCTGTAAAAGAAGGTTCAACTGACAAATCTCACATTACCTCAACAAAAGACGGTCCAGCTGACAAATATCTCAGTCCTGAAGAAAACTCAACATACAAAGCCTGGATTACTAAAGAAACCATAAAATCTAAATCTCACAATACTTCCACTAACAAAGAAGATTCAAAACCAAATCCAACAAACAAATCTCACATTACCCCAGCAAAAGATGTTCCAACAGAGAAATCTGACAATCCCGAAGAGAGCTCAACATACAAAGCCTGGATTACTAATTACACCCTAAAATCTAAATCTCACAATACTTCCACTAATGAAGAAGGTTCAAAACAAAGTCCGCCCAACACATCTCACAATTCATCTATAGAAGAAG GTTCAACAGACAAATCTCACATTTCCTCAACAAAAGATGGTGCAACAGAGGTATCTGACAATCCTGAAGAAAACTCGACATACAAAGCCTGGATTACTAAAGAAACCCTAAAATCAAAATCTCACAATACTTCCTCTAACGAAGAAAGTTCAAAACAAAGTCCTCCAAACACATCTCACATTTCTTCTACAAAAGATGGTCCAGCAGGCAAATCTGACAATTCTGAAGAAAGCTCAATATACAAAGCCTGGATTACTCAAGAAACTCTAAAATCTAAATCTCACAATACTTCCACTAATGAAGACGGTTCAAAGCCATGTCCACCAAACACATCTCACATTTCTTCTTTAAAAGAAGGTTCAACAGACAAATCTCACATTACCTCAACAAAAGACGGTCCAGCAGACAATTATCTCAGTCCTGAAGAAAACTCAACATACAAAGCCTGGATTACTAAAGAAACCATAAAATCTAAATCTCACAATACTTCCACTGACAAAGAAGATTCTAAACCAAATCCAACAAACACATCTCACATTACCCCAGCAAAAGATGTTCCAACAGAGAAATCTGACAATCCCGAAGAAAGCTCAACATACAAAGCCTGGATTACTAATGAAACCCTAAAATCCAAATCTCACAATACTTCCACTAATGAAGAAGGTTCAAAACAAAGTCCGCCCAACACATCTCACACTTCATCTATAGAAGAAGGTTCAACAGACAAATCTGACATTAATTCTACAAAAGATGGTCCAGCAGACAAATCTGACAATTCTGAAGAAAGCTCAATATACAAAGCCTGGATTGCTCAAGAAACTCTAAAATCTAAATCTCACAATACTTCCACTAATGAAGAAGGTTCAAAGCCATGTCCACCAAACACATCTTACATTTCTTCCGTAAAAGAAGGTTCAACAGACAAATCTCAAATTTCCTCAACAAAAGATGGCCCAGCAGACAAATATCTCAGTCCTGAAGAAAACTCAACATACAAAGCCTGGATTACTAATGAAACCCTAAAATCAAAATCTCACAGTACTTCCACCAACAAAGAAGATTCAAAACAAAGTCCTCCAAACAAATCTCACGTTTCTTCTAACAAAGATCAAACAGAGAAATCTAGGACTGCAAAGCAAAGTTCAACAGACAAATCTCATATGACCTCAACAGACAAATCTCAAACTGAAGAAAGCTCAGCCTACAAAGCCTGGATTACGAAAGAAACCCTAAAATCAAAATCTCACAGTATTTCCACAAAGAAAGAAGGTTCAGCAGACAAATCCTCTGTGACTCACAGCATCTCCGGCACAGTCACATCCACATCTTCTCCCCATCCTGCATCAGAGCATTCATCCAGAGCCAAGGATGTGAAAGAAAGTTCAACAGACAAATCTCAGAGTACAGAGAAAAAGTCACCCGACAAGCCTCGGATCAGTTCCACTGCTGAAGAAAAATCTCATACTCCTAAAGAGAGCTCAACAGACAAAATCCAAGCTACTAAAGAAGGTTCAACAGATATATCTCACATTAATTCCACTACTAGCAAAAGGTCAACAGATGCAGCTCACCCTACTTCGACTCCGAAAGAAAGTCCAGCAAACAAGCCTCTCATTAGTTCCACTGCCGATGAAGGTGCAACAGACAAGCCTCAGATTACTTCCACTAGTCAAGAAAGTCCAGCAGACAGGTCTCATTCCACCCACAGTGTCTCTGGCAGCAACACATCCTCATCTTCTACACAAACTACACAAGGGCTTCCATTCACTGCCAAGGAAATGTCAGAGAAGTCTGGCATTACTTCCACAAAGGAAGGTCAAACAGATGAAGCTCAAATGGTTGAAGAAAGTTCCTCAGTCAAAAGCCCCACTGCTGCTGAAGAGTTAGCAGACGCCTCCCACAATGCTTCCACTGCAAAACACCATTCGACGGCTGTATCTCAGACTGCTAGAGAAAGTCCAACAGAGAAATCTCAGATTACCTCAGCCACTAATAAAGGTTCAACAGATGCGTCTCACATTACTTCCACCACTGAAGAAGCTTCAACAGATGAATCTCAGGATGTTAAAGGAGTTAGAACAGACGAATCTCCCATACCTTCTGCTGCTGAAGAAGGATTGTCAGGCACATACATTACCTCCAGCCCTGTAGGAAGTTCAACAGACAATTCTCCCAATACCTCAAACATGAAAGCAGGTTCAACAGATACATCTCAAGCTACTTCCTCAACTAAAGAACTTCCAACAGACAAATCTGGCATTGCTTCTACAGCTCAAGAAGGTTCAGTAGACATGTCTCAGGTTTCCTCTTCTATCAATGAAGGTTCATCCGATCAGTCCCCTACCGATCCTGCCATCTCAagctctttctcttctttgtctCCTTCTCGGCCTGCATCAGGTCTCTCTTCTACTGCTAAGGAAAGACTGACGGACAAACCCAACACAATCCAAGGCGTCTCCAGCGTTTTTACCTCTTCGTCTCCATCCAGACTAACGTCGAGTCTCTCCACAGTCACTACCACGTCTGGCGGCACCAGGCCGACTCCTGCTCCTCGTACCTCCACTATCGCAGAAAAGACGCATCAGTCCAAACTCAAGTTCTTCGAATCTGACAACTCCGCCAAAGACGAAGAGAAGAAGACCACGACCAGCAGCTTGGACATAAATGTTGGTCGGGGTGGTAAGAAAGAAGAGGCCAAAGCTGGTCAGGCTGTCACTGTGGTTGTAAATGTTGGTGGTATCGGAGGTAAAGTGACGAATGAGAGCTCTGACAAGCCACAACATCAAGCTAAAGCGTCTGGAGCGGGGGAGAAGGTTGCTGCCAAACAGGACGGCAATCAGGCGAACAAGACAaaatcttcagcagcagctttcatctCCCAGAAACTGGCCGAGGAGAGCGCCAACAACAGCAAGCCGTCGTTCACAACTGTGGCTCTGAAGAACACTGACAA ACCTGCATCTCAAACTGAGACACCAAAGAAGCCGACGGAGGGCGTCAGAGGACGGGTGAAGCTAAAAGTCGACCCATCCATTCTGGCCGACCTGCATCCCCCGGGCGACCCCTCGAGAACTTCCCCGAGCCCCTCCGGCCGAGGCGAACCGAGAGCCAGGAccccagagagaggaggaacaaAGTGTGCAG CAGAAAAGGCGTCGCCTGCCGACTGGAGGTCGATGCTCAAACCCGTCTCCAAAGAAACCAA ACCTGCCGATGCTCCACAGTCGTCTCCTCAGCCTCCGCCTCGCGGGGCTGGAAGGAGCTCGCTCGTCGGGCCGTCGGCCTCCTCTCAGCTCCCCGGTCCGAGCATCTCTGTCACGCCACCGCAGCCCAACA GTTTTCAGAATGGCCAGAAAGACAAAACTGCAAATGGCACCAAGACGGAGTCGAAGGTTTCTAAG ATGAAGCCGGACTTCATCCCCAAAGACGAGatcctgaaggagctgcagcagatcgAGGACAATCTGAACGAGCTGGAGAAGAGAGGAGTGGACCTGGAGATGAAGCTGCGCAGCAGCGAGGGCG agggTGACGATGACTCTCTCACGGATGAGCTCATGGTCGAGTGGTTCAACTTGATCAGGAACAAGCAGGTGGCCATGCGCCGGGAGTCTGAGCTGGTCTACAT